From the Chryseobacterium sp. G0201 genome, the window ATCAAAAACATTCTGTTCACTCATAAAACCTTCTTTTGAAACTACCCAACCAACACTTACAGCAGGAAAAGTTTTATATCTGTCTGTTGATATTTGCGAACTTGCATCTCTACGTACAGAGGCATTTAAAAGATACTTACCGGCATAGTCATAATTGATTCTTCCAAAGAAAGATTCAATTCTTTGTTGATCTTGTGTAGCTGCTGGTCTACCATCAGTAACTGCAGCAGCGGTATCATGATAATTAAAAATATCAGTACCATTACCAATATTTAGAGAACCATTGGTGCCGTCATAATTTACATTTTTAGCAGTCCATACATCTTCTGATCTGGAATCTCTAATTCTGGAAAAACCAGCTAGCAATTCCAAATTATGATTCCCAAAATCTTTTTTCCAATTAATAGTGTTATCCCAAACATAATTTCTATATCTGTTATCTCTAGTTATTAGTGTTGATTGTTTTTGGCTACTAACAGGAACATAAAGTAATGTTGGTGTATATTCATACTGGCTCGGGCTATAATTATCGGTGGTATAACTACTTCTAAAAGTAAAGTCTTTCAAAAATTTAATTTCTGCCCAAACATTATTAAGCAATCTTTCCTGTCTTACTTGAGAACGATAAAGATCAAGCTTTGCCCTTGGATTAGGAACATTTATTAATGTAATATACTGATAATTTCCAGTAGCAGGATTCATTACGTCATAAACAGGTGGTGCATTACGCGCATCCAATAAAGGATTTTGTGCTACATCAGTACGGGTTTTGGAGAATGAAAAATTATTTCCAATTGTGATATTATCTGTAATCTTATAACTAAGATTTAACTTAGTATTAAACCTATTAAAACCACTTCCAGAGTTAATTCCTTGACCGGCTGCTAAATTCCCTTCATCCTGAAGATACCCAACGCTACCATAATAATTAAGTTTACCTAGACTTCCTGAAGCAGAAAAATCATTAGAATTGATAATGCTTGTACGCAAAATCTCTTTGAACCAATCTGCATTACCAGGATATTGTGCTTTCGTTATAAAATCAGAAGGTTGAGGATTCAGCACATCATTACGCACTTTTTCATTGTATAGCTCTATATACTGATCTCCACTTACCATTTTAGGAACATTCGTAACCGTTTTAATTCCCAAATAAGAATTAACATTGAAAACCGGCTTCCCTTTCCCTGTTTTAGTTTTAATAATTACAGCACCATTTGCAGCTTTAGCACCAAAAATTGCCAAACTTGAAGGATCTTTCAAAACACTCATCGATTCGATATCCTGAGGATTAAGGAAAGAAATATCTTCCGTTAACATTCCATCAACAATAAAAACTGTGTTACCAGACAAAGATCCAACCCCTCTAATATCTACCCGAGGAGATCCACCTGGTGTACCAGATGTCACAATATTTACCCCAGCCAATTTTCCTTGTACTGAGTTTAGTGGATTTGCATTCGGTTTATCTGCTAAATCTTTAGCGGTAACTAAACCAATACTTCCTGTAATGTTTTCTTTTTTCTGAGAACCATACCCAATCATCACTACCTCCTCGATCTTCTGTTCTTTCAGAGTATCTTTAGGCGTAGTCTGCGCATTGACATTCATACCAAAGTATAGAACAGCAATGAGACATGAATACTTTAAATCACTTTGTTTCATATAGTTTCAATTTATTTGTACAATCAAAATTTTATAAAAAGATTTGTTGTCTTTTTATCATCTTTATTTAAGTCGTTTCGTATTTCTCAAAAAAAGACATTAGCCAAAATTATAAAAATATATGTTACATAGTTAATATTTCTTAAAAATTCTGAAAATTAACAACAAATCAATATTAAAAATAAGTAATATTAGATTTCAATAAAATTTCATTAAATATATATTGATATTAAGAAAAAAAATGCAATCGATTTACCAATAGCTTATCATAAAAAACGCCCCAATTTATGCTGTAGAATTTAAAATTTTGTTAAACAAAGAATACTAGCTAAATTTGGCTCAGAATTTGAGAATATTAGAGATTAATAAAAAATAAATGAAAAAATATATCATCGCAGCTGCTTTAATCATTGGTACAGGTGCAGTTATCAATACTACCATGCAGTCTTGCACTACTTTAGCGACTACAGACTTGGGACTATCAATCATTAAAAAATTTCTTTTAAACGGAATTGATAAAGGCGTAAATGTTTACAGCAACAAACAGGCATTCCTTCAAAATAATATGGTGGATAAAGCCTTGCCAAAACAATTGAGAGAGATCAATTCTATGCTGGAAAAAATTTCACCTTCTTTAGTTCAAAAAGAGAGAGAATATATTGCTGATGCTGCTGTTTATACAGTGAATATCTCAAAACCGATTTTGGTAAATGCCGTAAATACCTTAAATGCACAGGATGTAACGAGAATTATTCAGGGTGAAAAAGGTACAGCTACTCTGATTTTGAAAGAGAAAACCTCTCAACAACTGGTTGCGGCAATCACTCCGAAAGTTGAGGAACAATTGAATCAGTATGGCATTGTGAAGAGCATCAACACCGCCTTATCGGGAAGCCATTTGTTGGGAAGTCTTCTTGGAGGAAGCAAAACTACCGTAAATTCAGGAGGTTTAAGCCAACTGGCATCCGAACAGCTTGTAGACGGAATATTCAATATCATTGAAGATTATGAGATTCAAAACTCTAAGTCACTTCTTGGACCTCTTGGAAAATAGAAAAAATTTCGCTATATTTATATATAAAATTAAAATTTGCAGATGGATATATTACAAGGAAATCAACACGCAAACCCTGAGGAGTTTTACAACTCTCTAAAGGAAAAACTGGAAGATCATCATGATTTTCCGGAAGATTATTTATTTAAATTCATAATTCCAACTGATCAGTCAAAACTTACTGAAATTTACAGAGTTTTTGATGGTATTAAATTTACACTAGGAAACCGCGAAAGTAAAAATGGAAAATATACAGCCTGCAATATCAACGCATTTGTTTTAGATGCTAATCAGGTTGTTAAAATTTATAAAGAAGTCGCAAAAATAGAAGGAGTTATTCTTCTGTAAAAGTAAAAAAGTCAGCGTAATGCTGACTTTTTGTTTATATTTTTAATGCTGATTTTAAAATTACTTTTCAATAAAAAACTTTACGTTGTCAATCGGTCTTCCCAACATCGCAACAGAGCCTTTTATTAAAATTGGTCTTTGTATCAAAGAAGGATTTTCAGATAAAATTTTCACCCACTCTTCTTCAGAATAATTCTTATTCGCAAAATTATCCATATACAACTTTTCAGTCTTGCGGATAATATGAAAAACGCTTTGGTTAAGCTTTTTCAAGACTGTTTTAATTTCCAAAATGCTTAGTGGATCTTCTGTCATATTGATGATCTCAAAAGGCACTCCATTCTCATCTAAATACTCTAAAACAGCATTTGATTTTGAACAGTTTCCATTATGTAAAACCTTAACTAACATTTTAATTATATTTAAAAATTAAACTTGATCTTATCAAATATAGTAAGAAATCAAGTTACACGAGTCTTAATTAATGGTAAATTATTGTTAAAACAATCCGTTCAGTTCTGCTTCGATCTTTTCCAAGATAAATCCGAAATCTTCCGGTTTTTCCACAAAATCCAAATCATCAACTTCAATGATCAAAAGCTTTCCTTCTGTATAATTGGAGATCCATTTCTCATATTTTTGATTCAGCTTTGAAAGATATTCAATGCTGATTGACGCTTCATATTCCCGTCCTCTTTTGTAGATCTTTTTCACCAGATTCGGAACATCAGATTTTAAATAGATCAACAGATCCGGCGCAGAAACAAAGGCTTTCATCAAATTAAAAACAGAAATATAATTATTGAAATCTCTGTCTGAAAGAAGCTTCATATCATTTAAGTTTTCTGCGAAAATATGAGCATCTTCATAAATCGTACGATCCTGAATAATGTTTTTCCCACTTTCCCTGATCTCCTTTACCTGACGGAATCTGCTTCCCAAAAAATAAATCTGCAGCGCAAAACTCCACTTGCTCATATCTGCGTAAAAATCCTCCAGATAAGGATTATGATCTACATCCTCAAATTGCGCATCCCATCCGTAATGCTTTGAAAGCAAGGTCGTTAATGTAGTTTTTCCTGCTCCAATATTCCCTGTAACTGCAATATGCATATTTTCCCTTAATGTTTTACTGTTTAATTGCTTTTATAACTAAATACCAAACTTCTGAATTTCGGAAATCTCATCGATCAGTTTTTCTAAATTATTTCCTGCAGGCTGTTCTGAAGACTTTTCTTCACTTTTTTCCACAGGCTGTTCCGTTGATTTTTTCTCAGGTTCAGGTTCTGTCTGTAACTTAGTTTCTTTACTTTTTTCGAGGTTGTAAAGATAAAGGTTGTTGGCTTTGATTTCAAAAAAAGAAAGGGTATTTTTATCCACAATTTGTGCATCGGGATCTTCAAAAATTTTCACCATTTCTTTTTCAGGAATGTATTTTAAAATCGAATTATTGGTTATTACTAAAATAAATTCGTTTTCTCTTCTGAAACGCTTTCCGTTTTCAATGGGTGCTTCAAAGAGCTTTTCAAATTTAAAAGTGTAGATCCTAATTTGCTTTTTAGTTAAAATGTAAATCTTATTTTCAAACACCATTAAGTCCATCAAGTCATCAAAACTTGCATCAAAAGGATAAGAATTAATCGTTGTTTCATTTCTGAAATTATATTGAATTAATCGCTTCATGCTGTCATCCAACAACCACAACTGCTGCAGATCTTCTGCGTAAGCCATTCTTATAAATCCGAATTTCTGTTTAAAATCTACTTTCTGAATTTCATTAAGATTTTGATCTACAAATTTCATTTCCTGAGCGTTTTCAGAAAAGAAAGCAATACTCAACGGATTCTGAACATTCTGAACTTTAAACGGAACCGTAAACATCAGTTTTCCAAGCTGTTTCCCCAAAGAATCGTACTTTGTAAAACTGAAATCTTTGTTTTTGTAGATGTATAAATTTCCATAATCATCGGCCAGCATATCTTTCGCCTCCTTCAACATTAGTGTATCAAAAGGGATAGATTTCTGTGCAGATAAGGAACAGAAAAGAAAGATAAATAGTAATTTTAATAATTTCAAAAGTTATTTTTTCTAATATAAGATTTTGTGAACATCAGCAATTTACATACTTTATTGTATTCAAATTGAAAATTGTTGTTTATTTAATCGCAACTTCATAAATTTTAGACCATTTTTTACCTGTTATCAGCATATTATCACCTTTAAAAGCGATACCGTTT encodes:
- a CDS encoding SusC/RagA family TonB-linked outer membrane protein; translated protein: MKQSDLKYSCLIAVLYFGMNVNAQTTPKDTLKEQKIEEVVMIGYGSQKKENITGSIGLVTAKDLADKPNANPLNSVQGKLAGVNIVTSGTPGGSPRVDIRGVGSLSGNTVFIVDGMLTEDISFLNPQDIESMSVLKDPSSLAIFGAKAANGAVIIKTKTGKGKPVFNVNSYLGIKTVTNVPKMVSGDQYIELYNEKVRNDVLNPQPSDFITKAQYPGNADWFKEILRTSIINSNDFSASGSLGKLNYYGSVGYLQDEGNLAAGQGINSGSGFNRFNTKLNLSYKITDNITIGNNFSFSKTRTDVAQNPLLDARNAPPVYDVMNPATGNYQYITLINVPNPRAKLDLYRSQVRQERLLNNVWAEIKFLKDFTFRSSYTTDNYSPSQYEYTPTLLYVPVSSQKQSTLITRDNRYRNYVWDNTINWKKDFGNHNLELLAGFSRIRDSRSEDVWTAKNVNYDGTNGSLNIGNGTDIFNYHDTAAAVTDGRPAATQDQQRIESFFGRINYDYAGKYLLNASVRRDASSQISTDRYKTFPAVSVGWVVSKEGFMSEQNVFDLLKLRASWGKLGNPRVKRDFSPIVTNIGGGVYYGNTGYPAGTVDRVIDPSIGWETTTGSDFGVEMAFLNNKLKVEGTYYNKESKDIVYAINQATISGASNPYDFTTNAYSFRNKGFEVSVNYNANLSEGIKLGVYGNFTTLKNEITNVYQDSFLETGASLFGNSIVRLQAGQAVGSYYGYEVAGVFQTDAEAAASGQNGAKAGWFKFSDLDGNGVIDTRDKTFLGSPIPKGTYGFGINLTVHSVDFGIDFQGVFGNKIYNYNREQRYGNESWDLDMYNNRWTGAGTSNTNSMITSNQSVILPSSFYVEDGSYFRIRNIQVGYNLPSSLAQSLSVKKLRIYLSAQNPLTIFKYNGFSPEIMNSDRVQMGIDNNIYPISAIYTMGMNLTF
- a CDS encoding DUF4197 family protein, which produces MKKYIIAAALIIGTGAVINTTMQSCTTLATTDLGLSIIKKFLLNGIDKGVNVYSNKQAFLQNNMVDKALPKQLREINSMLEKISPSLVQKEREYIADAAVYTVNISKPILVNAVNTLNAQDVTRIIQGEKGTATLILKEKTSQQLVAAITPKVEEQLNQYGIVKSINTALSGSHLLGSLLGGSKTTVNSGGLSQLASEQLVDGIFNIIEDYEIQNSKSLLGPLGK
- a CDS encoding DUF493 family protein — encoded protein: MDILQGNQHANPEEFYNSLKEKLEDHHDFPEDYLFKFIIPTDQSKLTEIYRVFDGIKFTLGNRESKNGKYTACNINAFVLDANQVVKIYKEVAKIEGVILL
- a CDS encoding ArsC/Spx/MgsR family protein; translation: MLVKVLHNGNCSKSNAVLEYLDENGVPFEIINMTEDPLSILEIKTVLKKLNQSVFHIIRKTEKLYMDNFANKNYSEEEWVKILSENPSLIQRPILIKGSVAMLGRPIDNVKFFIEK
- a CDS encoding deoxynucleoside kinase, translated to MHIAVTGNIGAGKTTLTTLLSKHYGWDAQFEDVDHNPYLEDFYADMSKWSFALQIYFLGSRFRQVKEIRESGKNIIQDRTIYEDAHIFAENLNDMKLLSDRDFNNYISVFNLMKAFVSAPDLLIYLKSDVPNLVKKIYKRGREYEASISIEYLSKLNQKYEKWISNYTEGKLLIIEVDDLDFVEKPEDFGFILEKIEAELNGLF